A window of Cohnella herbarum contains these coding sequences:
- a CDS encoding response regulator: protein MYKLLIVDDEALVREAIIEKMDWEQLGFVCIGDCEDGLEALKFIERETPDVVLTDIGMPFMNGLELTSELAKRYPDVKVIILTGYDDFDFAQQALKLQAVDYILKPITASELEAIIRKLAQELDLERRQVQDYEQLKRQLTANLPLLKERFLERLVTARMTEKQIETSSEYFHIQWNGSLLTELVIDVDEFEWTLPSTLSDQELIRFAVYNIAQEITSKYEGTEIFRDRENRVIVLVSGNTDDELQELTMQAAEEIHLAVTSYLPIKISIGIGRSCTVKDDVSLVHQSALSALDYRYVIGANEIIRITDMEQRERPELLSVVAWDGELITKLKTGTPQEMDDWIRKLFTTFREHVYPIDICYIYLQRILLTMMHTLYEVNSQATSVFGEGVNPVTDINRMTNLDEMEVWMRDLCGNAVSMIRSTREDQSANQIAKAMEYVKINYTDPELSLKSVAQHVALSSSYFSSMFKTYNGRSFVEFVTHIRMEKAKELLSLSAMKSYEIAYAVGYSDPHYFSGTFKKHTGDTPTEYRNKLTTGKA from the coding sequence ATGTACAAGCTGCTTATCGTAGACGATGAAGCATTGGTACGGGAAGCGATTATAGAAAAGATGGATTGGGAACAGCTCGGTTTTGTCTGTATCGGAGATTGCGAAGACGGGCTTGAAGCTCTGAAATTTATCGAGCGCGAAACGCCGGACGTCGTGTTGACCGATATCGGAATGCCGTTCATGAACGGACTGGAACTCACCAGCGAGCTGGCTAAGAGATACCCGGACGTCAAGGTCATTATTCTTACGGGTTACGACGATTTCGATTTCGCCCAGCAAGCGCTTAAGCTGCAAGCCGTGGATTATATTTTGAAACCGATTACAGCCTCTGAACTAGAGGCGATTATAAGGAAACTGGCTCAGGAATTGGATCTCGAGAGACGGCAGGTTCAAGATTACGAGCAGTTGAAACGCCAATTGACGGCGAACCTCCCCTTGCTGAAGGAACGATTCCTGGAACGGCTCGTTACGGCTCGGATGACGGAGAAACAAATCGAGACCAGCTCGGAATATTTTCATATCCAATGGAACGGCTCCTTGTTAACCGAACTCGTCATCGACGTGGATGAATTCGAATGGACGTTGCCTTCGACGTTGTCCGATCAAGAGCTGATCCGTTTCGCCGTATACAATATCGCGCAAGAGATTACGTCGAAATACGAGGGGACGGAAATTTTCCGGGATAGGGAAAATCGCGTGATCGTCCTGGTGTCCGGAAATACCGACGACGAGCTGCAGGAGCTGACAATGCAGGCGGCGGAAGAGATCCATCTCGCGGTTACTTCGTATTTGCCGATCAAGATTTCGATCGGAATCGGCCGCTCCTGTACCGTGAAGGACGATGTGTCGCTCGTCCATCAATCGGCCTTGTCCGCGCTGGATTACCGGTACGTGATCGGGGCGAACGAGATCATCCGAATTACCGATATGGAACAGCGCGAACGTCCGGAATTGTTGTCGGTCGTCGCTTGGGACGGCGAACTGATTACGAAACTCAAAACCGGAACGCCGCAGGAAATGGACGATTGGATCAGGAAGCTGTTCACTACGTTCCGCGAGCATGTTTATCCGATTGATATTTGTTACATTTATCTCCAACGTATTCTGCTGACTATGATGCACACCTTATATGAAGTAAATAGTCAAGCTACGAGCGTATTCGGAGAAGGCGTTAATCCCGTGACCGACATCAACCGAATGACGAATTTGGACGAGATGGAAGTTTGGATGAGGGATCTATGCGGGAACGCGGTGTCGATGATCAGGAGCACTCGCGAAGATCAGAGCGCTAATCAGATAGCTAAAGCGATGGAATACGTAAAAATAAACTATACGGATCCGGAATTATCCTTAAAGTCGGTCGCACAGCACGTAGCGTTAAGCTCAAGCTACTTCAGCAGCATGTTCAAAACTTATAATGGACGATCTTTCGTTGAATTCGTAACGCATATCCGAATGGAGAAAGCGAAGGAACTGTTAAGCTTATCGGCGATGAAGAGCTACGAAATCGCTTATGCCGTCGGGTATAGCGATCCCCATTATTTTAGCGGAACTTTCAAGAAGCATACCGGAGATACGCCGACGGAATATCGCAATAAATTGACGACAGGGAAAGCGTGA
- a CDS encoding effector binding domain-containing protein, with the protein MTQQQIELQCQSCGMPLASSEIRGTDSKGAAVQDYCIYCYANGEFTQPDFTVDDMVGYCVPFLVEQGMEEQTARGLLAGSLPDLKRWSTHETEVASFHLVEVDELIIAGIATTTSNKQEWSAEAKIGGLWERFWKEGVQQSIPNVAESSKQSVYGCYIDYENGSDGNYKLLIGCKVSEIGSLPDGLEAKVLPASRYAVFTTKRGPATQVVVEAWQQIWKWADTSPLQRTFTGDFELYDERSADPDNAQIDIYIAIK; encoded by the coding sequence ATGACTCAACAACAGATTGAATTGCAATGCCAAAGCTGCGGGATGCCGCTAGCAAGCTCCGAGATTCGCGGAACGGATTCGAAAGGCGCCGCGGTTCAGGATTATTGCATCTATTGTTATGCGAACGGCGAATTTACCCAACCCGACTTTACCGTGGACGACATGGTCGGCTACTGCGTTCCATTCCTAGTCGAGCAGGGGATGGAGGAACAAACCGCAAGAGGGCTTCTAGCAGGATCCCTACCGGATTTGAAACGCTGGTCAACGCATGAGACCGAAGTAGCTTCCTTTCATCTGGTTGAAGTGGACGAGCTCATTATTGCAGGAATTGCGACGACTACGTCCAACAAACAAGAATGGAGCGCGGAAGCCAAGATCGGCGGCTTATGGGAGCGGTTCTGGAAGGAAGGCGTTCAGCAATCGATTCCGAATGTGGCTGAATCATCGAAGCAATCGGTTTACGGCTGTTACATCGATTACGAGAACGGCTCGGATGGCAACTATAAGTTGTTAATCGGTTGTAAAGTATCAGAGATCGGATCTCTTCCGGACGGTTTGGAGGCGAAGGTGCTTCCGGCGTCGAGGTATGCCGTGTTTACGACGAAGAGAGGTCCAGCAACCCAGGTAGTCGTAGAGGCATGGCAGCAAATCTGGAAATGGGCGGACACTTCGCCATTGCAAAGAACGTTCACGGGCGATTTCGAACTGTACGACGAGCGTAGCGCGGATCCGGATAACGCCCAGATCGATATCTATATCGCGATAAAATAA